Within the Montipora foliosa isolate CH-2021 chromosome 11, ASM3666993v2, whole genome shotgun sequence genome, the region TCGGTTGTAAAAGGGAGTCAACAAAACTAGAAATGCGTTCTGTTGGGCCACTGCTACCAGAAACAATCGGTCTGCCGACGGGAAtgtttttgtgtattttggTCAGCGTGTAAAATTCTGGTATTCCCGGTGGGTTTTGGCCTGAAGCAAGCCACTTGTAGGTCATATTGTCAATGTGTCCATTGTTGAACAAAGTTTTGACTTTTTCGGCTGTCGAGGATACTATAGATGCTAGAAGAGGTTTGTAGAACTTCTCGCTGAAGACTTGTTCTAGACCTTCCTGTATTTTTTGTTTGGTGTCCATTATGACAGTTGTGGTCCCTTTGTCCGCTTTTTTGAggttgatttctttgttggcGCTTAGGGGTTTCAGGGCTTCCCTTTTATACATTCAGTATAAAATGTACGCCATTTATACATTTAGTTTACAAACTCAGCCAAAAACTTCTCGCTTTTACTTGTATAATcagttaaaaaataaatacgtACGGCGAAGATTTTACATTTTTTCATGATTCCATTCAGAATAATTGCATGATCACATGATTTTCGGCGTGCACAGTTAGAACAACTATAAGGCCCGAGGGAGTTTTTGCTAGTTTGTGCACtcagtgcttatttattccaaattgtacgagaaatcatgtgattacacTCGATGCGATGTGTCCGCCCTACACAATGCCAATCTTTCCCCTACACAGTTTGCGGAGAAAGCTAGAAAGTAGCAGAAACACCATCTCTAAATGGAAAGTCATCCGAAATTGCATCCCTTGCAGAGAATCTTCCCAGCCAGTGTACACAAGAGATCTGAAGGAGGTCACCAATGAATTTAACCAATTTTTTACTTCTGTTGGTGCAAAGGCCTCTGAGGATTCACAGTCTTTGATAGATTTGCACAACCTGCCTCCGCTGTTACCTAGAACTCCGCAGCTGTACATCTCAGAGGCGGACAAGTTGCGCTTCCACGCAGTATCCAGCAACGAGGTGCAAAGGGCAGTGATGTCATTTCCATCTGACAAGGCGCCTGGATACGATAAGCTCCCAATGTCGGTCATTAAGGACGCCTTGCCTTGTATCCTACCAATTCTCACACTGATAATAAACCGCTCCTTGTTGTCATCTGTTTTTCCAGCTGCCTGGAAAACATCAGAGGTAGTGCCAATACCTAAGGACGATGACCACGAAATCGCAAACAACAACCGCCCTGTGTCGTTGCTTCCAGTGGCATCGAAAGTTTGTGAGCGAATTGCGTTAAACCAACTGACATCTTATATGAATAAAGACAACCGTCTCACAGAACATCAAAGCGGAAACAAAGCGATGCATTCTTGTGAAACCCTCAATGTGCTTATGACTGATAAAGCGTTAGAGGCAATGGATTCCAAAAAACTGATGCTTATGGTACTTTTAGATTTATCAAAAGCATTTGATAGCTTGAATCATGCTACACTTCTTCTCAATCTCTTGGACTGAGTCATAGCGCTCTAGAATGGTTTCGCAGTTATTTATCAGAGCGAAGCCAATGTGTCAGAATTGGCTCAGAAGTTtctggtttggaaaatatagCTTACGGGGTTCCGCAAGGATCGATCCTCGGACCAGCACTTTTTAACATTTATCTGAACGATTTACCTACTATCCCGGACTTTAGTTCGTTGGAATCATACGTAGACGATTCCAAACTTTACCTGTCGTTCTCAGTCAAGGATGTGAATACAATCGTACAACAGATCAACGAAGACCTTTCATTGATAGCTTCATGGTGCTGTCATAACCATCTTCTTATCAACCCAGACAAGACTAAACTCTTAGTTATGGGGACTCGTGAAATGCTACAAAAACTTCCAGACTTCCACATCACACTACTGCGAAAAGAAATTGCACCAACTGCTTCCGCTCGGGATCTTGGCGTGCAAGTAGATGTAACTCTTAGCTATAATGAACATGTCACTAATATCACGTCTACCTGTATGGCTAGTTTATGCCAAATTAACAGGATTAAGCATCTTCTTGACTCGAGAACTTTAGAGAACGTTATTACATCTCTAGTATTCAGTAAGCTGTATTTTTGTTCAACTGTTTGGGCTAACACTAGCAAGACCAATGTGCGGAAGTTACAGAAGATCCAGAACTTTGCGGCCAGAATCCTTACAGGTACAAGAAAATACGAACATATAACACCCGTATTGAACGATCTCAGATGGCTCTCAGTGCCTGCCATGCTAGCACTTTATGATGCAATTCTAACTTTTAAATGT harbors:
- the LOC137976821 gene encoding uncharacterized protein, giving the protein MYKREALKPLSANKEINLKKADKGTTTVIMDTKQKIQEGLEQVFSEKFYKPLLASIVSSTAEKVKTLFNNGHIDNMTYKWLASGQNPPGIPEFYTLTKIHKNIPVGRPIVSGSSGPTERISSFVDSLLQPIAQKQESYIKDTTHLINVIENTPLPDGAVLATLEVCSLYTNIPQEEGLEVVCQYYQEHYQSKYPPLHHHSGTSCD